From a region of the Mycobacterium sp. SMC-8 genome:
- a CDS encoding alpha-(1->3)-arabinofuranosyltransferase: MTRPLSRRWLWVAAAAALVLTFAQSPGQISPDTKLDLTANPLRFLSRAFNLWNSELPFGQAQNQAYGYLFPHGTFFLAGDLLGVPGWVTQRLWWALLLVAGFWGLLRVAEALGIGTTTSRVLGALAFALSPRVLTTIGAISSETLPMMLAPWVLLPVILALQGGSRVRVLAARSAVAVALMGAVNAVATLTACLCAVVWLLCHRPDRTWRRFVAWWLPCVALAVTWWVVALLHLGRISPPFLDFIESSGVTTRWMSLTEMLRGTGAWTPYVAPTATAGAPLVTGSVAVLATTLVAAGGLAGLALTTMPARGRLVTMLLVGVALLAAGYSGGLGSPVAQYVQAFLDAEGTPLRNLHKLEPLLRLPLALGLAHLLGRIPLPGSAPRPVWRNAFAHPEHDKRIAVGIVLLSALTAATALAWTGRLTPPGAFDEIPPYWHETAAWLDDNNSAGRVLVAPGAPFATQIWGNSHDEPLQVLGDSAWGVRDSIPLTPPETIRALDSVQRLFAAGRPSDGLADTLSRQGVSHVVVRNDLDPDSSRSARPILVHRAIDSSPGLTKVAEFGPPIGPGSLEGFVTDSGLRPRYPAVEIYRVDRPVSLTPYVVEADLMPRVDGGPESLLRLDERRRLVGRDPLGPALLTQDATRARLPSPLVTVTDTPTARETDYGRVDDHSSAIRAPADARNTYNRVPDYPATGAELVYGRWGGGRLSVSSAASDSTALPDVSPSSNPASAIDADPSTSWVSNSLQTALGQWLQVDFDHPVTNATLTVTPSATAVGAQVRRIEVSTVNGTSTVRFEEAGEPLTVALPYGESPWVRITATGTDDGSPGVQFGITDISITQYDANGFAHPVSLRHTVDVPAPRSDSVVAQWDLGSELLGRAGCAQSPTGTRCAAAMALAAEEPVNLSRTLTVPEATQVTPTVWVRGRQGPHLAELIAQPDTTRAHGDSDPIDVLGSAYAATDGDTGTSWTAPQRTVQPHTPPSLQLKLPAATEVSALRVTPGSSPLPARPRLIAVDLGDGPQVRRMTAGTETFRLHPRVTDSITVWLMDWDDVIDRTSLGFDQLKPPGLAEVVALDGRGTPVGAADAAANRARTVSVPCGRGPVIGVAGEFIQTSVTATVGALLDGDPIPARPCRDEPIPLPAGEQELVISPGTGLIVDGVQLDGPRSADIGSATTTPVTVEEWTSVDREVTVPASQTARVLVVPESANPGWTARTADGAALTSVTVNGWQQGWVLPAGAAGAVTLDFASNATYRAGLIGGLALLPVLFVLAFAPVRRPGVPGPPSRPWQPPALAVAAGAALVAAVISGVGGLLVAGAAVGVRYLLRRRERLRDALTVGTAAFGLILAGAVLSQNPWRSVDGYVGHSAGVQFLALLSMVAVAVSLVSFPDSRRTGQDGGHDSATGTPDRHPGVGTGRPGP, from the coding sequence CTGACCCGGCCGCTGTCGCGGCGCTGGTTGTGGGTGGCCGCCGCGGCGGCACTGGTCCTGACATTCGCCCAGTCGCCCGGCCAGATCTCACCCGACACCAAACTCGACCTCACCGCGAACCCGCTGCGCTTCCTGTCGCGGGCGTTCAATCTGTGGAACAGCGAGCTGCCGTTCGGCCAGGCACAGAACCAGGCGTACGGCTACCTGTTCCCGCACGGAACGTTCTTTCTCGCCGGTGACCTCCTCGGCGTCCCGGGCTGGGTGACGCAACGGCTGTGGTGGGCGCTGCTGCTGGTGGCCGGGTTCTGGGGGCTGCTGCGGGTCGCCGAGGCGCTGGGCATCGGCACCACGACGTCCCGGGTGCTCGGCGCGCTCGCGTTCGCGCTGTCGCCGCGGGTGCTGACCACCATCGGCGCCATCTCGTCGGAGACGCTGCCGATGATGCTGGCGCCGTGGGTGCTGCTGCCGGTCATCCTGGCTCTCCAGGGCGGGTCCCGGGTGCGGGTGCTGGCCGCTCGCTCTGCCGTCGCGGTGGCGTTGATGGGTGCGGTGAACGCGGTCGCGACGCTCACCGCGTGTCTGTGCGCGGTGGTGTGGCTGCTGTGCCACCGGCCCGACCGGACGTGGCGACGGTTCGTGGCGTGGTGGCTGCCGTGTGTGGCGCTGGCCGTGACGTGGTGGGTGGTGGCGTTGCTGCACCTGGGCCGTATCAGCCCGCCGTTCCTGGACTTCATCGAGTCCTCCGGGGTGACGACGCGGTGGATGTCGCTGACGGAGATGCTGCGCGGCACCGGGGCGTGGACGCCGTACGTCGCACCGACCGCCACCGCGGGCGCCCCGCTGGTCACCGGGTCGGTGGCCGTGCTCGCGACCACGCTGGTGGCCGCCGGCGGGCTGGCCGGTCTGGCGCTGACGACCATGCCGGCCCGCGGTCGCCTGGTGACGATGCTGCTGGTCGGCGTCGCACTTCTGGCGGCCGGCTACTCGGGCGGCCTGGGGTCCCCCGTCGCGCAGTACGTGCAGGCCTTCCTCGACGCCGAGGGCACCCCGCTGCGCAATCTGCACAAGCTCGAGCCTCTGCTGCGGTTGCCGCTCGCGCTCGGGCTGGCCCACCTGCTCGGGCGCATTCCACTGCCGGGCAGTGCGCCGCGGCCGGTGTGGCGCAACGCGTTCGCCCACCCGGAACACGACAAACGGATCGCAGTCGGCATCGTGCTGTTGTCGGCGCTGACCGCCGCCACCGCGCTGGCCTGGACCGGGCGGCTCACCCCTCCCGGGGCGTTCGACGAGATCCCACCGTACTGGCACGAGACCGCGGCGTGGCTGGACGACAACAACTCCGCGGGCCGGGTGCTGGTGGCCCCGGGCGCTCCGTTCGCGACGCAGATCTGGGGCAACAGCCACGACGAACCGTTGCAGGTGCTCGGCGACAGCGCGTGGGGGGTGCGCGATTCGATCCCGCTCACCCCGCCGGAGACGATCCGCGCGCTGGACTCGGTGCAGCGCCTGTTCGCCGCGGGACGGCCGTCCGACGGTCTGGCCGACACGCTGTCCCGGCAGGGCGTCTCCCATGTGGTGGTGCGCAACGACCTGGATCCGGATTCGTCGCGGTCGGCGCGGCCCATCCTGGTGCACCGCGCGATCGACAGCTCCCCCGGCCTGACCAAGGTCGCCGAGTTCGGGCCGCCGATCGGCCCCGGCAGCCTGGAAGGATTCGTCACCGACAGCGGCTTGCGGCCGCGCTATCCGGCCGTGGAGATCTACCGCGTCGACCGCCCGGTGTCACTGACACCGTATGTGGTCGAGGCTGATTTGATGCCGCGCGTGGACGGCGGCCCGGAGTCGCTGCTGCGGCTCGACGAACGTCGCAGGCTCGTCGGGCGGGACCCGCTCGGCCCCGCACTGCTGACCCAGGACGCCACACGGGCCAGGCTGCCCTCGCCGCTGGTGACCGTGACCGACACCCCGACGGCGCGGGAGACCGACTACGGCCGCGTGGACGACCACTCGTCGGCGATCCGCGCACCCGCAGACGCGCGCAACACGTACAACCGGGTGCCCGACTATCCGGCCACCGGAGCCGAACTCGTCTACGGCCGGTGGGGCGGCGGCAGGCTCTCGGTGTCCAGTGCCGCATCGGACTCCACGGCGCTGCCCGACGTGTCGCCGTCCTCCAATCCCGCATCGGCGATCGACGCAGACCCGTCCACGAGTTGGGTGTCCAATTCCCTGCAGACCGCGCTGGGCCAATGGCTCCAGGTCGACTTCGACCATCCCGTCACCAACGCCACGCTGACCGTCACCCCGAGCGCGACGGCGGTCGGCGCGCAGGTGCGGCGAATCGAGGTGTCGACCGTCAACGGCACCAGCACCGTCCGCTTCGAGGAGGCCGGCGAGCCGCTGACCGTGGCGCTGCCCTACGGCGAGTCCCCGTGGGTACGGATCACCGCCACCGGCACCGACGATGGCTCGCCCGGGGTGCAGTTCGGCATCACCGACATCAGCATCACCCAGTACGACGCCAACGGGTTCGCGCACCCGGTGAGTCTCCGGCACACCGTCGACGTGCCCGCTCCACGATCGGATTCTGTTGTGGCGCAGTGGGATCTGGGATCAGAGCTGTTGGGTCGCGCCGGCTGCGCGCAGAGTCCCACCGGAACTCGGTGCGCCGCGGCGATGGCGCTGGCGGCCGAGGAACCGGTGAACCTGAGCCGCACGCTGACCGTGCCGGAGGCGACACAGGTGACCCCGACGGTGTGGGTGCGTGGCCGCCAGGGACCCCATCTGGCCGAGTTGATCGCGCAGCCGGACACCACCCGCGCCCACGGCGACTCCGACCCGATCGACGTGCTCGGCTCGGCGTACGCGGCCACCGACGGGGACACCGGCACGTCGTGGACGGCACCGCAGCGCACCGTGCAGCCGCACACCCCACCATCGCTGCAGCTCAAACTGCCTGCCGCCACCGAGGTTTCGGCGCTGCGGGTCACCCCTGGCTCGTCGCCGCTGCCTGCCCGGCCGCGGTTGATCGCCGTCGATCTCGGGGACGGTCCGCAGGTGCGCCGCATGACGGCCGGAACCGAGACCTTCCGGCTGCACCCGCGGGTGACCGACTCGATCACGGTGTGGCTCATGGACTGGGACGACGTGATCGACCGCACCTCACTGGGTTTCGACCAGCTCAAGCCTCCCGGCCTGGCGGAGGTGGTCGCACTCGACGGACGCGGCACACCCGTCGGAGCCGCCGACGCGGCGGCCAACCGGGCACGCACGGTGAGCGTGCCGTGCGGACGCGGTCCGGTCATCGGCGTCGCCGGGGAGTTCATCCAGACGTCGGTGACCGCCACCGTCGGCGCGCTGCTCGACGGCGACCCGATCCCGGCCCGCCCCTGCCGCGACGAGCCGATCCCGTTACCGGCGGGCGAGCAGGAGTTGGTGATCAGCCCCGGTACGGGACTGATCGTCGACGGTGTGCAGCTGGACGGTCCGCGTTCTGCCGACATCGGTTCGGCGACAACGACGCCCGTCACCGTCGAGGAGTGGACCAGCGTCGATCGCGAGGTGACTGTGCCGGCGTCGCAGACCGCGCGTGTCCTCGTCGTACCCGAGAGCGCCAACCCCGGCTGGACCGCGCGCACCGCCGACGGCGCCGCGCTGACGTCGGTCACCGTCAACGGATGGCAGCAGGGCTGGGTGCTTCCGGCGGGGGCGGCCGGCGCCGTGACGCTGGACTTCGCCTCCAACGCCACCTACCGCGCCGGACTGATCGGCGGCCTGGCGTTGCTGCCGGTGTTGTTCGTGCTGGCGTTCGCCCCCGTGCGCCGCCCCGGCGTCCCAGGGCCGCCCTCCAGACCGTGGCAGCCTCCCGCGCTCGCGGTCGCCGCCGGCGCCGCGCTGGTGGCCGCGGTGATCTCGGGAGTCGGCGGTCTGCTGGTCGCAGGCGCCGCGGTCGGCGTCCGCTACCTGCTGCGGCGGCGGGAACGACTGCGGGACGCGCTGACCGTCGGCACCGCCGCGTTCGGTCTGATCCTGGCCGGCGCCGTGCTCAGCCAGAACCCGTGGCGCTCGGTGGACGGTTACGTGGGCCACTCCGCGGGAGTGCAGTTCCTCGCGCTGCTGTCGATGGTCGCGGTCGCGGTTTCGCTGGTGTCGTTCCCCGATTCCCGGCGCACCGGTCAAGATGGGGGCCATGACAGCGCCACCGGTACCCCCGATCGGCACCCAGGTGTCGGCACTGGCCGCCCAGGCCCCTGA
- a CDS encoding MaoC/PaaZ C-terminal domain-containing protein: MGDQQPSGLRNLALAAVGALPFVRRGDTLPTRTLTVEDLTIDPVNVAEYADVTGLRFDNVVPLTYPFALTFPTVMALITGFDFPFAAMGSVHLENHITQYRPIAVTDTVSATVHAENMREHRRGLLVDIVTDVKVGNDVAWHQITTFLHQQRTSLSDEPKPPPQKQPKLPPPNAVLRITPGQIRHYASVGGDHNPIHTNAIAAKMFGFPTVIAHGMFSAAAVLANIEGQLPDAVKYSVRFAKPVVLPARAGLYVERNPDGWDLTLRHLTKGHPHLTGTVASLR, translated from the coding sequence ATGGGTGACCAGCAGCCCTCGGGCTTGAGGAACCTGGCGTTGGCCGCGGTCGGCGCGCTGCCGTTCGTGCGCCGCGGCGACACGCTGCCCACCCGTACGCTGACCGTCGAGGACCTCACCATCGACCCGGTCAACGTCGCCGAGTACGCCGACGTCACCGGGCTCCGGTTCGACAACGTCGTCCCGCTCACCTACCCGTTCGCTCTGACGTTCCCGACCGTGATGGCCTTGATCACCGGGTTCGACTTCCCGTTCGCCGCAATGGGTTCGGTGCATCTGGAGAACCACATCACCCAGTACCGCCCGATCGCCGTGACCGACACGGTGTCGGCGACGGTGCACGCGGAGAACATGCGTGAGCACCGCCGCGGACTGCTGGTCGACATCGTGACCGACGTCAAGGTCGGCAATGACGTTGCGTGGCATCAGATCACCACCTTCCTGCATCAGCAGCGCACCAGCCTGTCGGACGAGCCGAAGCCGCCGCCGCAGAAGCAGCCGAAGCTGCCGCCGCCGAACGCGGTGCTGCGCATCACCCCCGGGCAGATCCGGCACTACGCGTCGGTCGGCGGCGACCACAACCCGATCCACACCAACGCGATCGCGGCCAAGATGTTCGGTTTCCCGACCGTGATAGCACACGGGATGTTCAGCGCCGCAGCCGTTCTGGCCAACATCGAGGGCCAGCTGCCGGACGCGGTGAAGTACTCGGTGCGGTTCGCCAAGCCGGTGGTACTGCCCGCCAGGGCCGGGTTGTACGTCGAACGCAACCCCGACGGCTGGGACCTGACGCTGCGGCACCTGACCAAGGGTCACCCCCACCTGACGGGGACCGTCGCTAGCTTGAGATGA
- a CDS encoding universal stress protein — translation MTGPVPRDKKTVMVIAFDGSPTARRAVHYASRFLTADRAVVLTVWLPLDRGSAPVGYHYDLDGPPDPRNDDEIDIALAEAQRINDEGLELALAAGLPAEPMRRAATFTVWQSIIEAADELDADLIVTGTRATTGFRSLIQSSVADHVLRRGHRPVLIVPPEP, via the coding sequence ATGACGGGCCCCGTACCCCGGGACAAGAAGACCGTGATGGTCATCGCCTTTGACGGCTCGCCCACTGCACGCCGCGCGGTGCACTACGCCAGCCGGTTCCTGACCGCCGACCGGGCCGTGGTGCTGACGGTGTGGCTGCCGCTGGACCGGGGCTCGGCCCCGGTCGGTTACCACTACGACCTCGACGGGCCGCCCGATCCGCGCAACGACGACGAGATCGACATCGCGCTCGCCGAGGCGCAGCGCATCAACGACGAGGGCCTCGAACTCGCGCTGGCCGCCGGTCTGCCCGCCGAGCCGATGCGGCGGGCGGCCACCTTCACCGTGTGGCAATCCATCATCGAGGCCGCCGACGAGCTCGACGCCGACCTGATCGTCACGGGCACCCGGGCGACCACGGGTTTCCGGTCGCTGATCCAGTCCAGCGTGGCCGACCATGTGCTGCGCCGGGGACACCGTCCGGTGCTGATCGTGCCGCCGGAGCCGTGA
- a CDS encoding TetR/AcrR family transcriptional regulator — MAGGTKRLPRAVREQQMLDAAVEIFSVNGYHETSMDAIAAEAQISKPMLYLYYGSKEELFGACLNRELGRFVDEVNSDIDFSAPPKELLRTAVLAFLKYIDANRASWMVLYTQATSSQAFSHTVREGRERIIELVGRLLRSGTKFPEPDTDFELMAVALVGAGEAIASRVSTGDADVDEAAELMINLFWSGLKGAPSTVDVDATAVISS; from the coding sequence ATGGCAGGTGGTACCAAGCGGTTGCCGCGTGCCGTCCGGGAGCAGCAGATGCTCGACGCCGCGGTGGAGATCTTCTCCGTGAACGGCTATCACGAGACGTCGATGGACGCGATCGCCGCCGAGGCGCAGATCAGCAAGCCGATGCTCTATCTGTACTACGGGTCCAAGGAAGAGCTGTTCGGCGCCTGTCTGAACCGTGAGCTCGGCCGGTTCGTCGATGAGGTGAACAGCGACATCGACTTCAGCGCGCCGCCGAAGGAACTGCTGCGCACCGCGGTGCTGGCTTTCCTGAAGTACATCGATGCCAACCGGGCGTCGTGGATGGTGCTCTACACCCAGGCCACCAGCTCCCAGGCGTTCTCGCACACCGTGCGGGAGGGCCGCGAACGCATCATCGAGCTGGTCGGGCGGCTGCTGCGTTCGGGCACCAAGTTCCCCGAGCCCGACACCGACTTCGAGTTGATGGCGGTTGCCCTGGTCGGTGCGGGCGAGGCCATCGCGTCGCGGGTCAGCACCGGCGACGCCGACGTCGACGAAGCCGCCGAGCTGATGATCAACCTGTTCTGGAGCGGACTCAAAGGGGCGCCGTCGACCGTCGACGTCGACGCCACCGCTGTCATCTCAAGCTAG
- a CDS encoding acetyl-CoA C-acetyltransferase produces MAGTRAARRVAVLGGNRIPFARSDGAYAKASNQDMFTAVLDGLAERFNLKGERLDAVIGGAVLKHSRDFNLMRECVLGSSLSSYTPAFDLQQACGTGLQAAIAAADGIARGRYEVAAAGGVDTASDAPIAFGDDLRKVLLGLRRATSNVDRLKLVGKLPASLGVEIPVNSEPRTGMSMGEHAAVTAKEMGVKRVDQDELAVASHRNMAAAYDRGFFDDLVSPFLGLYRDNNLRPDSSTEKLAKLKPVFGVRNGDATMTAGNSTPLTDGASVALLASEEWAAQHSIPVLAYFVDAETAAVDYVNGRDGLLMAPTYAVPRLLARNGLTLQDFDFYEIHEAFASVVLATLAAWESDEYCKERLGLDGALGAIDRSKLNVNGSSLAAGHPFAATGGRIVAQLAKQLAEKKAESGKPVRGLISVCAAGGQGVTAILEA; encoded by the coding sequence ATCGCCGGGACCAGGGCCGCTCGCCGGGTGGCCGTGCTCGGCGGAAACCGGATCCCGTTCGCGCGGTCCGACGGCGCCTACGCGAAAGCGTCCAACCAGGACATGTTCACCGCGGTGCTCGACGGCCTGGCCGAGCGCTTCAATCTTAAGGGCGAGAGGCTCGACGCGGTGATCGGCGGCGCGGTGCTCAAGCACAGCCGCGACTTCAACCTGATGCGCGAGTGCGTGCTCGGCAGTTCGCTGTCGTCGTACACGCCCGCGTTCGACCTGCAGCAGGCCTGTGGGACGGGTCTGCAGGCCGCGATCGCCGCGGCTGACGGCATCGCCCGGGGCCGCTACGAGGTCGCCGCGGCAGGCGGGGTGGACACCGCCTCGGATGCGCCGATCGCGTTCGGTGACGACCTGCGCAAGGTGCTGCTCGGACTGCGCCGCGCCACATCGAACGTCGACCGCCTCAAGCTCGTCGGCAAGCTGCCCGCGTCGCTGGGCGTCGAGATCCCGGTCAACAGCGAGCCGCGCACCGGCATGTCGATGGGCGAGCACGCCGCGGTCACCGCCAAGGAGATGGGCGTCAAACGGGTCGACCAGGACGAGTTGGCCGTCGCCAGCCACCGCAACATGGCCGCCGCCTACGACCGCGGTTTCTTCGACGATCTGGTCAGCCCGTTCCTCGGGCTCTACCGCGACAACAACCTGCGACCCGATTCGTCGACTGAGAAGCTGGCCAAGCTCAAGCCGGTCTTCGGCGTGCGCAACGGCGACGCGACGATGACCGCGGGCAACTCCACCCCGCTCACCGACGGCGCGTCGGTGGCGCTGCTGGCGTCCGAGGAGTGGGCCGCGCAGCACTCGATCCCGGTGCTGGCGTATTTCGTCGATGCCGAGACCGCGGCGGTCGACTACGTCAACGGTCGCGACGGCCTGCTGATGGCGCCCACGTACGCGGTGCCTCGGCTGTTGGCCCGCAACGGCCTGACGCTGCAGGACTTCGATTTCTACGAGATCCACGAGGCGTTCGCCTCGGTGGTGCTGGCGACCCTGGCGGCGTGGGAGTCCGACGAGTACTGCAAAGAGCGCCTCGGTCTGGACGGCGCCCTCGGGGCGATCGACCGGTCCAAGCTGAATGTCAACGGTTCGTCGCTGGCCGCCGGTCACCCCTTCGCCGCGACCGGCGGGCGGATCGTCGCCCAGCTGGCCAAGCAGCTGGCGGAGAAGAAGGCCGAAAGCGGCAAGCCCGTGCGCGGTCTGATCTCGGTCTGCGCCGCTGGTGGACAGGGTGTGACGGCCATCCTGGAGGCCTGA
- a CDS encoding 3-oxoacyl-ACP reductase, whose protein sequence is MASDLLSQVVNSGPGSFLAKQLGVPQPEPLRRYKQGEPPLAGSLLIGGEGRVVEPLRAALADDYDVVANNLGGRWADSFGGLVYDATGITDPEGLKGLYEFFTPLLRNLGHSGRVVVIGTTPEETGSVHERTAQRALEGFTRSLAKELRDGSTASLVYLSADAKPAATGLESTLRFILSGKSAYVDGQVFRVGAADATPPADWDRPLDGKVAVVTGAARGIGATIAEVFARDGAKVIAVDVEGAAEALAETATKVGGTALTLDVTAADAVDRIAEHVREHHGGRLDILVNNAGITRDKLLANMDESRWDSVMAVNLLAPLRLAEGLVESGLIGDGGRIVGLSSMAGIAGNRGQTNYAATKAGMIGLTDALAPQFADRNITINAVAPGFIETKMTDAIPFATREVGRRLNSLFQGGQPVDVAEAIAYFASPGSNAVTGNTIRVCGQAMLGA, encoded by the coding sequence GTGGCTTCCGATCTTCTCTCCCAGGTCGTCAACTCCGGGCCTGGCTCGTTCCTGGCCAAGCAACTCGGTGTGCCGCAGCCCGAGCCGCTGCGCCGTTACAAGCAGGGCGAGCCGCCGCTGGCCGGTTCCCTGCTGATCGGCGGCGAGGGCCGCGTGGTCGAACCGCTGCGCGCCGCGCTGGCCGACGACTACGACGTCGTCGCCAACAATCTCGGCGGGCGCTGGGCCGACTCGTTCGGGGGCCTGGTCTACGACGCCACCGGCATCACCGATCCCGAGGGTCTCAAAGGGCTGTACGAGTTCTTCACCCCGCTACTGCGCAACCTCGGGCATTCCGGTCGCGTGGTCGTCATCGGCACGACACCCGAGGAGACCGGCAGCGTGCACGAGCGCACCGCGCAGCGCGCCCTGGAGGGCTTCACCCGGTCACTGGCCAAGGAGCTGCGCGACGGATCGACCGCGTCACTGGTGTACCTGTCGGCCGACGCCAAACCGGCCGCCACGGGCCTGGAGTCCACGCTGCGCTTCATCCTGTCCGGCAAGTCGGCCTACGTCGACGGTCAGGTGTTCCGGGTCGGGGCGGCCGACGCGACCCCGCCCGCCGACTGGGACCGGCCGCTCGACGGCAAGGTCGCCGTTGTCACGGGTGCGGCGCGCGGGATCGGCGCGACCATCGCCGAGGTGTTCGCCCGAGACGGCGCGAAGGTGATCGCCGTCGATGTCGAGGGCGCCGCCGAGGCGCTGGCCGAGACCGCCACCAAGGTGGGTGGGACCGCGCTGACGCTGGACGTCACCGCCGCCGACGCGGTCGACCGCATCGCCGAGCACGTCCGCGAACACCACGGGGGCAGGCTCGACATCCTGGTCAACAACGCCGGCATCACTCGAGACAAGCTGCTGGCCAACATGGACGAATCCCGCTGGGACTCGGTGATGGCGGTGAATCTCCTTGCGCCGCTACGCCTGGCCGAGGGGCTGGTGGAGAGCGGCCTGATCGGCGACGGCGGCCGGATCGTCGGGTTGTCCTCGATGGCGGGCATCGCCGGTAACCGTGGGCAGACGAACTACGCCGCCACCAAGGCCGGCATGATCGGGTTGACCGACGCGCTGGCTCCGCAGTTCGCCGACAGGAACATCACGATCAACGCCGTGGCGCCGGGGTTCATCGAGACGAAGATGACCGACGCGATTCCGTTCGCCACCCGTGAGGTCGGCCGTCGGCTCAACTCGCTGTTCCAGGGCGGTCAGCCCGTCGACGTCGCCGAGGCGATCGCGTACTTCGCCAGCCCGGGTTCGAATGCCGTGACCGGCAACACGATCCGGGTGTGCGGTCAAGCCATGCTGGGCGCGTAG
- a CDS encoding DUF2613 domain-containing protein, protein MDRFLVPAAASIVVGLLLGAAAVFGVTLMVQQDTKPPLQAGDPASSVLNRVEYGDRT, encoded by the coding sequence ATGGATCGGTTTCTCGTACCCGCTGCAGCCAGCATCGTCGTCGGCCTGCTGCTCGGGGCGGCAGCCGTGTTCGGTGTGACGTTGATGGTGCAGCAGGACACAAAGCCTCCGCTGCAAGCGGGCGATCCGGCGTCATCGGTGCTCAACAGGGTCGAGTACGGCGACCGCACCTAA
- a CDS encoding glycoside hydrolase family 3 N-terminal domain-containing protein — protein sequence MPASRIVPKTVPHALAGVFAASALLVGCTSPAEPESAGPPVIHATPSMAAGPAPAPPAAPPPAAPACGDPAAVVAAMSTRDKLAQRLMVGVTGAADARSVVDTHRVGGIFVGSWSDLSMLTDGSLAGIADAATPLPLAVSVDEEGGRVSRLSGLIGAQPSPRQLAATNSPEQVYQIALERGRKMRGLGITVDFAPVVDVTDAADGGVIGDRAFGADPAQVTDYAGAYARGLRDAGLLPVLKHFPGHGNGNGDTHAGSVVTPPLADLQAHDLLPYQTLTTQAPVGVMVGHMEVPGLTGSEPASLSPPAYALLRSGDYGGPPFGGPVFTDDLSGMQAITARLGVGDAVLRSLQAGADVALWLSTGEVPAVLDRLEQAVAAGELTMPRIDEAVMRIIAMKGLSPRCGG from the coding sequence ATGCCTGCGTCACGGATCGTCCCGAAAACCGTCCCGCATGCTCTCGCCGGGGTGTTCGCGGCGTCGGCGCTGCTGGTCGGCTGCACATCGCCCGCCGAACCGGAGTCGGCCGGCCCGCCGGTGATCCACGCGACCCCGTCGATGGCGGCCGGCCCCGCACCGGCGCCGCCGGCCGCCCCGCCCCCGGCCGCACCGGCGTGCGGTGACCCCGCGGCCGTCGTCGCGGCGATGTCCACCCGGGACAAGCTCGCCCAGCGGCTCATGGTCGGGGTGACCGGCGCCGCGGACGCCCGCTCGGTCGTCGACACCCATCGCGTGGGCGGCATCTTCGTCGGCAGCTGGAGCGACCTGTCGATGCTGACCGACGGCTCCCTGGCCGGCATCGCCGACGCCGCCACGCCGTTGCCGCTGGCAGTCAGCGTCGATGAGGAAGGTGGCCGGGTCTCGCGGTTGTCCGGCCTGATCGGCGCACAGCCGTCGCCCCGGCAGCTGGCGGCCACCAACAGTCCGGAGCAGGTCTACCAGATCGCCCTGGAGCGCGGACGCAAGATGCGCGGCCTCGGCATCACGGTCGATTTCGCGCCCGTCGTCGACGTCACCGACGCAGCCGACGGCGGCGTGATCGGCGACCGTGCTTTCGGTGCGGACCCGGCCCAGGTCACCGACTACGCGGGCGCCTACGCCCGCGGGCTGCGTGACGCCGGTCTGCTTCCGGTGCTCAAGCACTTCCCGGGGCACGGCAACGGGAACGGGGACACCCACGCAGGCAGCGTCGTCACCCCGCCGCTGGCCGATCTGCAGGCTCACGACCTGCTGCCGTACCAGACGCTGACCACCCAGGCCCCGGTCGGCGTGATGGTCGGCCACATGGAGGTGCCGGGCCTGACCGGCAGCGAACCGGCCAGCCTGAGCCCGCCCGCCTACGCGCTGCTGCGGTCGGGCGACTATGGCGGCCCGCCGTTCGGCGGCCCGGTGTTCACCGACGACCTGTCCGGCATGCAGGCCATCACCGCCCGGCTGGGCGTCGGGGACGCGGTGCTGCGCAGTCTGCAGGCGGGTGCCGACGTTGCGCTCTGGCTGAGCACCGGCGAGGTGCCCGCGGTGCTGGACAGATTGGAGCAGGCGGTCGCCGCCGGCGAACTGACCATGCCGCGCATCGACGAGGCTGTGATGCGGATCATCGCGATGAAGGGTCTCTCGCCACGCTGCGGCGGCTGA